The DNA sequence GAGAGGCCCGGCGGAAGTCCTCCATATACGTCTTGAGGAATGAACCCGCACCTTCTCCTGACGGCGATTGTCCCCTTTTTGTCCAGTTCGGAGATGTCTTCTCCGAATAGAGAGATCGCTCCGGAGGACGGAGGCTGGAGTCCCAGGATGGCCCTCACCAAGGTGGTCTTTCCGCACCCCGACTCTCCGACTACGGCCAGAGACTCTCCCCGTCCCAATTTTATGGAGAGTGGTCTGAGAGCTCTCACCGATTTATCCCTGCCTCGGTAGACGACCTCAAGTTCGTCGGTCTCCAATATAACGTCTTTCATCGTTCCATCTCCTCCTGAGCTCTCAAAAGGGATTTCGTGTGTTCGTCGGTGGGATGGCTCAGGATTTCCTCGACCGTTCCGTGGTCTACCAGTTTCCCGTGACGTAAGACCGCTATTGAGTCACATATCGACGATGCCAGGGCTATATCGTGGGTCACCAGTACCATGCCCATGTTTCTCTTCTTGACGGCTCTTCTCAGAAGCGATATCACTTCTGCCTGGGTTATGACGTCCAGAGCCGTGGTCGGTTCGTCCGCCAGGAGGAAATAAGGAGCACAGGCCAGGGCCGTAGCTATGGCCGCCCTCTGTTTTTGCCCTCCCGACAGCTCGTGAGGGTATCTCTCGTAGGCGTCTTCAGGTAGCCCCACCTCGGACAGCAGCCTTCGGACTTCCTTCGAGGATTCGCCGATAGGTATGTCCGAGTGCTCCAGCAGGACCTCGGCGATCTGATATCCCACAGTCAATACCGGTGTGAAACCGTTCATCGCTCCCTGAGGGACCAAGGAGATCCTGTCCCATCTGAAAAGACGCATTTCCTCCTCGTCCAGTGAAAGCAGGTCCTGTCCCTCCGATGTGATGGTCCCTTTAACGAAGGTCCCTTTCGGCAGGAGCCTCAATATGGCCATCAAAAGGGTGCTTTTCCCGCTTCCCGATTCTCCTACCAACCCCAGTATCTCCCCCATCCTGAGGGATAGAGACACGTCGTCCAGGGCAGGAGGGGAGGACGGAGGTGAATTGGGGTATCTGACGCTGAGGTTGGATAGGTTTACCATCATGGCGAACCCTCCTCGGATATTTTTCCGAAATC is a window from the Dethiosulfovibrio russensis genome containing:
- a CDS encoding ABC transporter ATP-binding protein, coding for MMVNLSNLSVRYPNSPPSSPPALDDVSLSLRMGEILGLVGESGSGKSTLLMAILRLLPKGTFVKGTITSEGQDLLSLDEEEMRLFRWDRISLVPQGAMNGFTPVLTVGYQIAEVLLEHSDIPIGESSKEVRRLLSEVGLPEDAYERYPHELSGGQKQRAAIATALACAPYFLLADEPTTALDVITQAEVISLLRRAVKKRNMGMVLVTHDIALASSICDSIAVLRHGKLVDHGTVEEILSHPTDEHTKSLLRAQEEMER